The proteins below come from a single Dermatophilaceae bacterium Soc4.6 genomic window:
- a CDS encoding RDD family protein, producing the protein MSTNNQTSLTVGVGEDDLVTGEAVAIDLPPASIGPRILAGIIDYVIVLGLTFGVFTLVGALTAQIDDALTSAVVLVSTVLVLVALPIGFEAVTRGRTPGKMAVGLRAVRDDGGPISFRHAVARGLLRYLEVYLFYGVPAVICCVISKRGKRIGDLVAGTYVVRDRVSAQLAPPVPMPPQLAHWAWNADIGALPDPLAMSIRTFLPAASSMTPQAREAMGSSLLDEVALYVSPPPPPGNHQEYVLAAVVADRRRRDLDRLQRDDLLRRRLLVPDPLSPTPWR; encoded by the coding sequence ATGAGCACGAACAACCAGACGAGCCTGACCGTCGGCGTGGGCGAGGACGACCTCGTGACCGGCGAGGCCGTCGCGATCGACCTGCCCCCGGCCTCCATCGGGCCGCGGATCCTCGCGGGCATCATCGACTACGTCATCGTCCTCGGCCTGACGTTCGGCGTCTTCACCCTCGTCGGCGCGCTCACCGCTCAGATCGACGACGCCCTCACGTCGGCGGTCGTCCTTGTCTCGACGGTGCTGGTGCTCGTGGCCCTGCCGATCGGCTTCGAGGCCGTCACCCGCGGGCGGACGCCGGGCAAGATGGCCGTGGGTCTGCGGGCAGTGCGCGACGACGGCGGGCCGATCTCCTTCCGTCACGCGGTGGCCCGCGGGCTGCTGCGCTATCTCGAGGTCTATCTCTTCTACGGGGTCCCGGCGGTCATCTGCTGCGTGATCAGCAAGCGGGGCAAGCGGATCGGTGACCTCGTCGCCGGGACCTACGTCGTCCGCGACCGGGTGAGCGCCCAGCTCGCCCCGCCGGTGCCGATGCCCCCGCAGCTGGCGCACTGGGCGTGGAACGCCGACATCGGCGCGCTGCCCGATCCGCTGGCGATGTCCATCCGCACGTTCCTGCCCGCCGCGTCCTCGATGACGCCGCAGGCCCGGGAGGCCATGGGGTCGTCGCTGCTCGACGAGGTCGCTCTCTACGTGTCCCCGCCACCCCCACCCGGCAACCACCAGGAGTACGTCCTGGCCGCCGTGGTCGCCGACCGCCGCCGTCGTGACCTCGACCGGCTCCAGCGCGACGACCTCTTGCGGCGCCGGCTGCTCGTGCCCGACCCGCTGTCGCCCACCCCCTGGCGCTGA